A genomic region of Colletotrichum destructivum chromosome 5, complete sequence contains the following coding sequences:
- a CDS encoding Putative Zinc finger, PARP-type, whose amino-acid sequence MPEYRVEVSPNNRAGCTDGVCKKAASKCVKGSLRFGTWTKIMDHEAFKWKHWGCVSGEQMAQVRALCEKGDGTFDFDAFDGYEEMNDHPDLQAKIRKAVEQGHIDPDDFNGDPWMNKTGQRGIRGKKPKDWDDGEDASEAEEEAPAKGKKRGRKPAAAAAEEDDEEEKPKAKRAKKATAKPEPEDEDEKPKPKARRGKAAAAAVKAEDEDSEEEDAPKPKRGAVKKAAAPKKTAAKNPATKKAKTVVDDEGDSEADIVTASEDDEEAEPAPKKAKAAPKGRKKAAATPAAEEKPKSARASRSRK is encoded by the exons ATGCCCGAATACCGCGTCG AGGTCTCGCCGAACAACCGCGCCGGCTGCACCGATGGCGTGTGCAAGAAGGCCGCCTCCAAGTGCGTGAAGGGCTCCCTCCGCTTCGGCACCTGGACCAAGATCATGGATCATGAGGCCTTCAAGTGGAAGCATTG GGGTTGCGTCTCTGGCGAGCAGATGGCGCAGGTCAGGGCGCTCTGTGAGAAGGGCGACGGTACATTCGACTTTGACGCCTTTGACGGCTACGAGGAGATGAA CGACCACCCGGACCTCCAGGCCAAGATCCGCAAGGCCGTTGAGCAGGGCCACATTGACCCTGATGACTTCAACGGCGACCCTTGGATGAACAAGACCGGCCAGCGCGGCATTCGCGGCAAGAAGCCCAAGGACTgggatgatggcgaggacgccagcgaggccgag GAGGAGGCCCctgccaagggcaagaagcgcGGCCGCAagcccgccgctgccgccgctgaggaagacgatgaagaggagaagcccaaggCTAAGCGTGCCAAGAAGGCCACCGCTAAACCTGAGcccgaggatgaggacgagaagcCGAAGCCTAAGGCCAGGCGTGGcaaggctgctgctgctgctgtcaaggccgaggacgaggactccgaggaggaggatgctcCCAAGCCCAAGCGCGGTgccgtcaagaaggccgccgcccccaagAAGACCGCGGCAAAGAACCCCGCcacgaagaaggccaagaccGTGGTTGACGACGAAGGAGATTCCGAGGCCGATATTGTCACCGCGTctgaggatgacgaggaggcggagcctgcgccgaagaaggccaaggcggcgccTAAGGGCCGCAAGAAGGCCGCTGCTACTCCCGCtgccgaggagaagcccaAGTCCGCTCGTGCCAGCCGTTCCCGCAAGTAA
- a CDS encoding Putative phosphatidylinositol 3-/4-kinase, catalytic domain, FATC domain-containing protein, translating into MQTDPSTENKIVPYAVEAAWATRRWDSLSKYTSRFHGSPLEDFNVSVAKLFNTLQQRGASSDTFPQLLQSMRAKIASAMTHSATSSLQACHDLRLRCHVLTDLEIIAGAPPSEGEAHQEVLTMLNRRLEVLGAYVSDKQYLLGIRRAAMELSRPKFSDLDISSLWLSSARLARKANSTHQSFNAVLHASQLGDGAAVIENARLLWKDGHTRKAIQVLQGAIESNNFMTQTNSSSSIRGMDAQQRQLTARAQLMLAKWLDAAGQTNHATLREKYQQPPKTAASWEKGHYYLGRYYKKVLESEKTLKPDEQSDPCIQGEYTRLIIENYLRSLNYGTKYLYQTLPRILTLWLEFGAQVDKAPEGKISLSRELHRRRTEQLNLLHQFLDKYIIRLPAYIFYTALPQIVARIAHHNAGVYERLVHIVVKVVESHPRQALWSLFGIMTTRQASERKARGQQILQTLRGATRKVDGGSFDLRTLLRMGEKLAEQLLLACNNGDFQSNRTTVASITRDLNFNHKCTPCPLVVPIESCLTAALPTLTDNVKKHKAFARDVITIDSFLDEVLVLGSLAKPRRLTARGTDGKNYMLMIKPKDDLRTDQRLMEFNSMINRSLKRDPEASRRQLYIRTYAVVPLNEECGIIEWVDGLKTLREILLDQYKTRSVHPDYNQIKRMMTEAVTGPNNIKMFTEGVLGTFPPVLQHWFVQRFPHPSTWFSARLKYTRSCAVMSMVGTILGLGDRHGENVLLERDNGGIFHVDFNCLFDKGLTFAQPEKVPFRLTHNMVAAMGIYGYEGPFRHCSELTLGILRQQEETLMTILEAFIYDPTLDLQKEKKTSRRQDGAPRMQPQLVVDSIKRKVKGLMGHDTIPLGVEGQVEELIKQAVDPRNLAAMYIGWCPFL; encoded by the exons ATGCAGACGGATCCTTCGACAGAGAACAAGATTGTTCCCTACGCCGTCGAGGCAGCTTGGGCCACGCGGAGATGGGACTCGTTGTCCAAGTACACCAGTCGGTTCCACGGCAGCCCTCTGGAAGACTTCAACGTCAGCGTCGCGAAGCTGTTCAACACGCTGCAGCAAAGGGGCGCCTCCAGCGATACGTTTCCCCAATTGCTGCAAAGCATGAGAGCGAAGATTGCCTCCGCCATGACTCACTCAGCGACCTCGTCACTACAGGCCTGCCATGACTTGAGACTCAGATGCCATGTGCTCACCGACCTGGAAATCATTGCCGGAGCTCCACCCTCGGAAGGGGAAGCCCACCAAGAAGTGCTGACAATGCTGAatcgccgcctcgaggtcctcggtgCGTATGTCAGCGACAAGCAATATTTGCTGGGCATTCGCAGAGCAGCCATGGAGCTTTCACG TCCCAAGTTCTCTGACCTGGATATCTCGTCCCTATGGCTTTCGAGCGCTCGCCTGGCCAGGAAGGCCAATTCCACCCACCAGTCATTCAATGCCGTGCTCCATGCCTCTCAACTGGGCGATGGTGCCGCAGTTATCGAGAATGCCCGGCTGCTGTGGAAAGACGGCCATACCCGCAAGGCCATCCAGGTTCTGCAGGGTGCTATCGAGTCCAACAACTTCATGACGCAAACCAACAGTTCCTCCTCCATCCGCGGCATGGATGCCCAGCAGAGACAGCTgacggccagggcgcagTTGATGCTGGCCAAGTGGCTTGATGCCGCCGGACAGACGAACCACGCCACTCTGCGTGAAAAGTACCAGCAaccgccgaagacggcggcgagctgggaAAAGGGACACTACTATCTGGGGCGGTACTACAAAAAGGTGCTGGAGTCGGAAAAGACGCTGAAGCCGGACGAGCAAAGCGATCCCTGCATCCAGGGCGAATACACCAGGCTCATCATCGAAAACTACCTCCGATCGCTGAACTACGGCACCAAATACCTCTACCAGACGTTGCCGAGAATCCTCACGCTGTGGCTCGAGTTCGGAGCCCAGGTCGACAAGGCCCCCGAAGGCAAGATTTCGCTGTCCCGCGAACTCCATAGGAGGCGAACGGAGCAGCTGAACCTCCTTCACCAGTTCCTTGACAAGTACATCATCCGGCTGCCGGCGTACATCTTTTACACGGCGCTCCCGCAGATCGTGGCGAGAATAGCGCACCACAACGCCGGCGTGTACGAGAGGCTGGTGCACATAGTCGTCAAGGTTGTGGAGTCCCACCCCCGGCAGGCTCTCTGGAGTCTGTTTGGCATCATGACAACGAGGCAAGCGTCAGAGCGCAAGGCACGAGGCCAGCAGATCCTGCAGACGCTCAGGGGAGCGACCCGGAAGGTAGATGGGGGCAGTTTCGATCTCAGAACGCTCCTGAGGATGGGCGAGAAGCTTGCTGAGCAGTTGTTGCTGGCGTGCAATAACGGGGATTTCCAGAGCAACAggacgacggtggcgagCATCACGCGGGACCTGAACTTCAACCACAAATGCACGCCATGCCCGCTGGTGGTGCCGATCGAGTCGTGCCTGACGGCCGCGTTGCCGACGTTGACGGACAATGTCAAGAAGCACAAGGCATTCGCACGCGACGTCATCACGATCGACTCGTTCCTGGACGAAGTGCTGGTGCTCGGGTCGCTGGCCAAGCCGCGACGATTGACGGCGCGCGGAACAGACGGCAAGAACTACATGCTCATGATCAAGCCGAAGGACGATCTGCGCACCGACCAGCGGCTGATGGAGTTTAACAGCATGATCAACAGGTCGTTGAAGCGGGACCCCGAGGCCAGCAGGCGTCAGCTGTACATCAGGACGTACGCGGTGGTGCCGCTGAACGAAGAGTGCGGCATCATCGAGTGGGTGGACGGACTCAAGACGCTGCGCGAGATCCTTCTGGACCAGTATAAGACGCGCTCGGTGCACCCGGATTACAACCAGATCAAGCGGATGATGACGGAGGCTGTGACGGGGCCGAACAACATCAAGATGTTCACCGAGGGGGTGCTGGGGACGTTCCCGCCAGTGCTACAACACTGGTTCGTGCAGCGTTTCCCGCACCCTTCGACGTGGTTCTCGGCCCGGCTCAAGTACACACGGTCCTGCGCGGTCATGTCGATGGTGGGCACGATCCTGGGACTGGGCGACCGGCACGGGGAGAACGTGCTCCTAGAGCGCGACAACGGTGGCATCTTCCACGTGGACTTCAACTGcctcttcgacaagggcCTGACGTTTGCGCAGCCGGAGAAGGTGCCGTTCCGGCTGACGCACAATatggtggcggcgatggggaTCTACGGGTACGAAGGGCCGTTCCGGCACTGCAGCGAGCTGACGCTGGGGATCCTCCGGCAGCAGGAGGAGACGCTGATGACGATCCTCGAGGCTTTCATTTACGACCCGACGCTGGACTTAcaaaaggagaagaagacaagcCGACGGCAGGACGGGGCGCCGCGGATGCAGCCGCAGCTCGTGGTGGACAGCATCAAGCGCAAGGTCAAGGGGTTGATGGGGCACGACACGATCCCGCTCGGTGTAGAGGGGCAGGTGGAGGAGCTGATCAAGCAGGCCGTGGACCCAAGGAACCTCGCGGCCATGTACATTGGTTGGTGTCCGTTCTTGTAA
- a CDS encoding Putative UME domain-containing protein, with product MAAEHHGRPVAAAAAIAAGNAPPPSTLAAQLVENISASAKSTRSEENAELKRLFAVIEKVKNKPDLLKDAEQRTEHNHMLIYVYARVVLEGIKLDDPFADRNHLRNEALKAINFLKVTIEETPNVLSHTTDGRQFVFRGEEPLWIWVFPKILRLLGHSRCLDLAEPIEGFFQFVILAVIRTGSMWKLLSSVILYLRETSSVLLSRLQDTAPSATGRDVSIDITLPSAATLELLLGKPGSLLVQQTTYTIQHVSQGLRQATALISAMAHPSISKSSSPISQPSISNLTPWLLDSLLSIRAIQNTWQTVAPAPRADLLNVAINLLPKKPSLARKSLVSQKAYALLALLCAEFSAHPDEILGIDEQSLAARKTLSLSLIRLAHASLVDREIGRIAAPKIVFPLELACADVPSLGKAHDFSRSIRVLKQASGPVAPDSLDPETQPACFADAELRQAVENLGIANRTAEEGEPASKRRKVFLDAGEVGELTAQLYEILQSDPTPENGTLEHAFLNHYPGLSEDDQCLAIDLVARTSCAVDMAATKKRLNSKKNKMPRCVICDRRPRGNKRRTVVTAQAKSDAQSVFTKLIHLDSFKESRRPRVVAMIALRRIINHADVTQLIDLETSALGQWCLQSLHSSVRELRIASGRALPLFLADASSDTLDPAVVERNRKNALSLLKAASEKDAVIFHESGILAWSQLGRVVTGDELNLVLHKLLEYLGSNNSLIAACAFNEILGLATALKTTPRRLFEPFWRNLAYFAVKDMVSRPQMTRAIADLLQISVTDFLLLIQTHAMPWLVLMKKKDVIQKIAEARGEKDVWVPILDTVNAGPILALLLVQDVQNIEQFVMSRLIEVASHLESFSLVELMQAEVVTIVLELLKAVGEADETRKPRVIEALTSFCSMMMVANKESRPKKGNTIGRFLESYILGLMARLADVINDMPLVSPPVEEQRRCVRAMEEMIRLCKTYVRIARPQISACLLSALDQDDLREVAFSCWAALLTYLDSEDVEVLLETTFFVIGHYWPLFNGNSRRMAKNLITTLMTDFDTVLHENISKLPSLAHVPELADIEAQLSAIRPPLDSSRAFALFAERISHENSGVVLQALAELETYLKQSGGFLQTSTISQQPDPVVSTVLRALLDCASKYSSSQLEIASLCTQCIGLVGCLDSNRVEAPREQKSMVILSNFENSEETTDFVLFTLENILVKAFLSTTDTKLQGFLAFAMQELLSRVDIKAACAMKNTGQRDGGSIYRKWLALPESVRMILTPFLTSKYILMTMTMATIEYPIFRPGKPYGNWMRSFNMDLLRKGQNAYADLIFEPLCRTIRVKDLAVAEFLMPYLVLHVIIGHRSSRKERDNVIGELVGILQHQPAEDAPYSEREDMKLYCEAVFRVLDYASRWLQEKIAKRKNDNDAPAIARVEDLLSTIPPVLISQRAMDCKEYPRALFHLEQHAQQLEVEKSDPRQKTFLLEQLQDIYTQIDEPDGLEGISAHLHVLDINQQILSHKKAGRYTAAQTWYEIKLAEEPDNIDVQVDLLNCLKQSGQHGELPCGGGLGEGGGEKE from the exons cattGCCGCTGGAAACGCGCCGCCCCCCTCCACGCTAGCTGCGCAACTGGTCGAGAAcatctcggcgtcggcaaagTCGACGCGATCCGAAGAGAACGCCGAGCTGAAGAGGCTGTTTGCCGTCATAGAGAAGGTCAAAAACAAGCCAGACCTGCTGAAGGACGCCGAGCAACGCACCGAGCACAACCACATGCTCATCTACGTCTACGcccgcgtcgtcctcgaagGCATCAAGCTCGACGACCCCTTTGCCGACCGGAACCACCTGCGGAACGAGGcgctcaaggccatcaactTCCTGAAAGTCACGATCGAGGAGACGCCGAATGTCTTGAGTCATACCACAGATGGGAGGCAGTTTGTGTtccgcggcgaggagccTCTTTGGATCTGGGTCTTCCCCAAGATCCTGAGGCTGCTGGGCCACTCTCGCTGCCTTGATTTGGCTGAGCCCATCGAGGGGTTCTTCCAGTTCGTGATTCTCGCGGTAATCCGCACGGGCTCCATGTGGAAGTTGCTCTCCTCCGTAATCTTATACCTGCGCGAGACGAGCAGTG TCCTTCTTAGCCGGCTGCAAGACACGGCGCCGAGTGCGACTGGAAGAGACGTTTCAATAGACATCACGTTGCCTTCAGCCGCTACATTGGAGCTCTTGCTCGGGAAACCTGGCTCTCTCCTTGTCCAGCAGACCACATACACCATCCAGCATGTCTCGCAGGGCCTGCGCCAAGCAACAGCGTTGATATCGGCCATGGCACACCCCTCAATCTCTAAATCATCGAGTCCCATCTCGCAGCCGTCAATATCAAATCTGACGCCTTGGCTGCTCGATTCATTGCTTTCTATCCGTGCCATTCAGAATACCTGGCAAACCGTTGCGCCTGCTCCTAGAGCCGACTTGCTGAATGTTGCTATAAACCTGCTTCCAAAAAAGCCTTCTCTCGCACGGAAATCATTAGTCTCGCAGAAGGCGTACGCGTTGCTGGCGCTGCTTTGCGCCGAGTTTTCCGCGCATCCCGATGAGATCCTAGGTATTGATGAACAGAGCCTGGCCGCCAGGAAGACGTTGTCCCTGAGTCTCATACGTCTGGCCCATGCGTCGCTTGTAGATCGGGAGATTGGCAGAATAGCGGCACCGAAAATTGTCTTTCCGCTCGAGTTAGCGTGCGCCGACGTTCCCTCGTTGGGTAAAGCCCATGATTTCTCA CGTTCCATTCGAGTCCTAAAGCAAGCTTCCGGACCTGTCGCGCCAGACTCGCTTGACCCTGAAACACAGCCGGCATGCTtcgccgatgccgagctcCGCCAGGCTGTTGAGAATCTTGGTATCGCAAACCGCACAGCCGAGGAAGGGGAGCCTGCATCCAAACGCAGGAAAGTCTTTCTGGATGCTGGCGAGGTTGGCGAGCTGACCGCACAGCTTTACGAAATTCTCCAGTCGGACCCAACTCCTGAGAATGGGACTCTAGAGCATGCTTTCCT AAATCACTATCCAGGACTTAGCGAAGATGACCAATGTTTAGCCATCGACCTTGTTGCTCGCACATCGTGCGCTGTAGATATGGCGGCAACGAAAAAGAGGTTGAACTcaaagaagaacaaaatGCCCCGATGCGTCATTTGTGACCGGAGGCCCAGGGGCAACAAGAGACGGACGGTGGTCACGGCTCAAGCGAAAAGCGATGCGCAGTCGGTTTTCACGAAGCTCATCCACCTCGACTCGTTCAAAGAGTCGAGGCGACCAAGAGTTGTTGCAATGATCGCATTGAGACGGATAATCAACCACGCCGATGTCACCCAGCTGATCGATCTCGAGACTTCTGCCCTAGGACAGTGGTGTCTGCAGAGCCTACACAGCTCCGTCAGAGAGCTTCGGATCGCCTCAGG ACGCGCTCTTCCCCTTTTCCTGGCGGACGCGAGTTCAGATACGCTCGACCCCGCTGTGGTTGAGCGCAACCGAAAGAACGCGCTCAGCCTGCTTAAAGCCGCCTCGGAGAAAGACGCGGTCATATTCCATGAAAGCGGGATTCTTGCCTGGAGCCAACTTGGACG TGTTGTGACCGGAGACGAGCTCAATCTCGTGCTTCACAAGTTGCTTGAGTATCTgggcagcaacaacagtcTGATCGCTGCGTGTGCTTTCAATGAG ATTCTCGGCCTAGCTACTGCATTGAAGACAACACCCCGTCGCTTGTTCGAGCCCTTTTGGAGAAACCTGGCGTACTTTGCTGTCAAGGACATGGTATCTCGGCCGCAGATGACCCGTGCTATCGCCGATCTGCTACAGATTTCTGTTACAGACTTCCTTCTGCTCATTCAGACCCATGCGATGCCGTGGCTGGtcttgatgaagaagaaagatGTTATCCAGAAGATTGCCGAAGCAAGGGGCGAAAAGGACGTCTGGGTCCCTATTCTGGACACTGTCAATGCTGGCCCCATTCTCGCGCTGCTGCTCGTGCAAGATGTGCAAAATATTGAGCAATTTGTCATGTCGAGACTCATCGAAGTGGCTTCTCATCTAGAGTCCTTCAGCTTGGTTGAGCTGATGCAAGCAGAGGTTGTCACTatcgtcctcgagctgtTGAAGGCagtgggcgaggcggacgaaACCCGCAAACCCCGG GTTATCGAGGCACTTACTTCTTTTTGCTCCATGATGATGGTTGCAAACAAGgagtcgaggccgaagaaaGGAAACACTATCGGAAGGTTTCTTGAGTCTTACATTCTGGGTCTCATGGCCCGACTTGCGGATGTCATCAACGATATGCCCCTTGTATCGCCCCCGGTCGAGGAACAGAGGCGATGCGTGCGAGCCATGGAGGAGATGATCAGGCTTTGCAAAACCTACGTGCGCATTGCGCGACCTCAG ATATCTGCGTGCTTACTGTCAGCCTTGGACCAAGACGATCTGAGAGAAGTTGCGTTCTCTTGCTGGGCGGCTCTGCTCACATATCTCGATTCAGAAGACGTCGAGGTGCTGCTCGAAACGACTTTTTTTGTCATCGGCCACTACTGGCCATTGTTCAATGGTAACTCTCGACGCATGGCCAAAAACCTGATCACGACACTGATGACGGACTTCGATACGGTTCTCCATGAAAACATCAGCAAACTACCTTCCTTGGCTCATGTGCCGGAGCTGGCGGATATCGAAGCGCAGCTTAGCGCAATTCGTCCTCCGCTCGACAGCAGCAGAGCGTTTGCCCTCTTCGCGGAGCGCATATCCCACGAGAACTCTGGTGTTGTTTTGCAGGCTCTGGCCGAACTAGAGACCTACCTCAAGCAAAGCGGAGGCTTCCTCCAGACTTCGACAATCAGCCAGCAACCAGATCCAGTTGTCTCTACCGTGCTTCGGGCTTTGCTCGATTGCGCTTCGAAATATAGTTCCTCGCAGCTTGAAATCGCCAGTCTCTGCACGCAATGCATCGGCCTGGTGGGCTGCCTGGACTCTAACAGGGTTGAAGCGCCACGGGAGCAAAAGTCGATGGTGATTCTGAGCAACTTTGAAAACTCGGAAGAAACGACCGACTTCGTGCTATTCACGCTGGAAAATATCCTGGTCAAGGCGTTTCTGTCCACGACAGACACCAAGCTCCAGGGTTTCCTCGCGTTCGCCATGCAAGAACTGCTTAGCAGAGTGGATATCAAAGCGGCTTGCGCAATGAAGAACACGGGCCAGAgggacggcggcagcatctACAGAAAGTGGTTGGCGTTGCCGGAGAGCGTCCGCATGATCTTAACGCCGTTTCTCACTTCCAAGTACATCTTGATGACCATGACCATGGCGACAATAGAGTATCCGATCTTCCGGCCCGGCAAGCCCTATGGCAACTGGATGCGCTCCTTCAACATGGATCTCCTGCGCAAGGGACAGAACGCGTATGCGGACCTCATCTTCGAGCCGCTGTGCCGCACCATCCGAGTCAAGGATCTCGCAGTGGCGGAATTCCTGATGCCGTACCTCGTTCTGCACGTCATCATAGGCCACCGGAGCTCTCGCAAGGAGCGTGACAATGTTATAGGTGAGCTGGTTGGGATTCTCCAGCACCAACCCGCAGAAGATGCGCCGTATAGCGAACGAGAGGACATGAAGCTGTATTGCGAA GCTGTCTTCCGAGTTCTCGACTATGCCAGCAGGTGGCTCCAAGAAAAGATTGCCAAACGCAAGAACGACAATGACGCGCCGGCCATTGCGCGTGTCGAGGATCTGCTAAGCACGATCCCGCCAGTGCTCATATCTCAACGTGCGATGGACTGCAAAGAATACCCCCGCGCGCTCTTTCACCTTGAACAGCATGCCCAGCAGCTGGAGGTTGAGAAGAGCGACCCGAGGCAGAAGACCTTTCTTCTCGAGCAACTGCAGGACATTTACACGCAGATTGACGAACCCGACGGGTTGGAAGGCATCTCGGCTCACCTCCACGTCCTGGACATCAACCAGCAAATCCTCAGCCACAAGAAAGCGGGCAGGTACACCGCCGCCCAGACGTGGTACGAAATCAAGCTGGCAGAAGAGCCCGACAACATTGATGTGCAAGTGGACCTGCTCAACTGCTTAAAACAGTCTGGTCAACACGGTGAGTTGCCATGCGGAGGCGgtttgggggagggaggaggagaaaaagaataa